In Candidatus Hydrogenedentota bacterium, the following are encoded in one genomic region:
- a CDS encoding O-acetyl-ADP-ribose deacetylase has product MSRERIEIVEGDLTRQAVDAIVNAANETLLGGGGVDGAIHRAGGPAILAECRALNGCRTGDAKITTGGNLPARFVIHTVGPVYRDGKHGEPELLASCHRRALEVAVEHGIRTLAFPAISCGVYGYPIPDAARIAVGTSAEILEGHPEIELVRFVLFGRETYEAFRDAWEALK; this is encoded by the coding sequence ATGAGCCGCGAGCGAATTGAGATTGTTGAGGGGGACTTAACCCGGCAGGCGGTGGACGCGATCGTGAACGCCGCGAACGAGACGCTGCTCGGGGGCGGCGGGGTGGATGGCGCGATCCACCGCGCGGGCGGCCCGGCGATATTGGCGGAATGCCGCGCGCTGAACGGCTGCCGTACGGGCGACGCGAAGATCACGACGGGCGGGAACTTGCCGGCGCGGTTTGTCATCCACACTGTTGGCCCGGTTTACCGGGACGGAAAACACGGGGAGCCCGAGCTGCTCGCGAGTTGCCACCGGCGCGCGCTGGAGGTGGCGGTGGAGCACGGGATCCGGACGCTGGCGTTTCCGGCGATCAGTTGTGGCGTGTATGGGTACCCGATCCCGGATGCGGCGCGGATTGCGGTGGGGACGTCCGCGGAAATTCTGGAGGGGCATCCGGAAATTGAACTTGTGCGCTTTGTGCTGTTTGGCAGGGAGACGTATGAGGCGTTTCGGGACGCGTGGGAGGCGTTGAAGTAG
- a CDS encoding heparinase II/III family protein — MHRGRTPMIHSSRTWLLFPILAAALAFTPIAGATVPEDFLDALRPEHPRLMLTGPQLEALKARAESDPDLRRMWGQVRETADGLMGAEPLRHELKGPRLLHVSRACVGRIYPLALAWRWTGEARYAEAAVEILKTVCAFPDWNPSHFLDTAEMSHAVAIGYDWLYDFLDEETRAEIRSALIRLGLEEGLDAYNRERPPHWVTSAFNWNQVCHSGLLIGALAIAETDPAYAEAILPVAVENLPNALNSYNPDGVWTEGPAYWHYATRYTAYGLSALESALGSTFGLAETPGLATTAWFPLLTTGPTELYLNFADSGQNSRRGPMPTLFWLARTYDLPGVAALEHQLLEAETAQAIHLMWYTPRAASGTVELPLDRVFESTVPVAVTRSAWNDRRALFAGIKGGYNQVAHGHLDLGNFELDALGNRWARDLGSDNYNLPGYWDKKAGGKRWDYYRLNSLSHNVPLIGGAGQDPNGTAAIVGHGADHDGSHFIVDLTKAYTQAERVTRGLRLFGQRRAALVQDEFRLDDALPVTWGMTTDAVITIHGPHSASLEQNGETLRVDVLAPANATLVSESAERPDPEHNNRGVKRLHVEVPPASGTLTVAVCLRPVWPDEPEVPLPALEPLEAWGVAAEESAP; from the coding sequence ATGCATCGAGGGAGAACGCCCATGATCCACTCCAGCCGCACCTGGCTCCTTTTTCCGATTTTGGCCGCCGCCCTTGCATTTACGCCGATCGCCGGGGCGACCGTGCCCGAGGACTTTCTGGACGCGCTCCGCCCGGAGCATCCGCGATTGATGCTGACGGGGCCGCAGCTTGAAGCGCTGAAGGCGCGGGCGGAATCCGACCCCGACCTGCGGCGCATGTGGGGGCAGGTTCGGGAGACGGCGGATGGGTTGATGGGGGCGGAGCCGCTGCGGCATGAATTGAAGGGGCCGCGCCTGCTTCACGTGAGCCGGGCGTGCGTGGGCCGAATTTATCCGCTTGCGCTGGCGTGGCGCTGGACGGGCGAAGCCCGGTACGCGGAGGCGGCGGTGGAGATCCTGAAGACAGTCTGCGCTTTTCCCGACTGGAACCCCTCGCACTTTCTCGACACGGCGGAGATGAGCCATGCGGTGGCGATCGGCTATGACTGGCTGTATGACTTCCTCGACGAGGAAACGCGCGCGGAGATCCGGAGCGCGCTTATCCGCCTGGGCCTGGAAGAGGGCCTGGACGCCTACAACCGGGAGCGGCCTCCGCACTGGGTGACGTCGGCGTTCAACTGGAACCAGGTTTGCCACAGCGGGTTGCTGATCGGCGCGCTGGCCATTGCCGAGACGGATCCGGCGTACGCGGAGGCGATCCTGCCGGTGGCGGTGGAAAACCTGCCGAATGCGCTGAACTCGTACAATCCGGACGGCGTTTGGACGGAGGGGCCGGCCTACTGGCACTACGCGACGCGGTATACGGCGTATGGGCTTTCGGCGCTGGAGAGCGCACTGGGGAGCACCTTCGGCCTGGCGGAGACGCCGGGGCTCGCGACTACGGCATGGTTTCCCCTGCTGACGACGGGGCCGACCGAGCTGTACCTGAATTTTGCGGACAGCGGGCAGAACAGCCGCCGTGGGCCGATGCCGACGCTTTTCTGGCTGGCGCGCACGTACGACCTGCCGGGGGTCGCCGCGCTGGAGCACCAGTTGCTTGAGGCCGAGACCGCCCAGGCCATACACCTGATGTGGTACACGCCGCGGGCCGCCTCCGGGACGGTTGAGTTGCCGCTGGACCGGGTCTTTGAGAGCACGGTTCCGGTGGCGGTGACCCGGAGCGCGTGGAATGATCGGCGGGCGCTGTTTGCGGGGATCAAGGGGGGCTACAACCAGGTGGCGCACGGCCATCTGGACCTTGGGAACTTCGAGCTGGACGCGCTGGGGAACCGGTGGGCGCGCGATCTTGGGTCGGACAATTACAACCTGCCCGGGTACTGGGACAAGAAGGCGGGAGGCAAGCGATGGGACTATTACCGGTTGAACTCGCTGAGCCACAACGTGCCTTTGATTGGCGGCGCGGGCCAGGATCCGAACGGCACAGCGGCGATCGTGGGGCATGGCGCGGACCACGACGGCAGCCACTTTATTGTCGACCTGACAAAGGCCTACACGCAGGCGGAGCGGGTTACCCGCGGGCTACGGCTGTTCGGGCAACGGCGCGCGGCGCTGGTTCAGGACGAGTTCCGGCTGGATGATGCGCTGCCGGTGACGTGGGGCATGACGACGGACGCGGTGATCACGATCCATGGCCCGCACAGCGCGTCGCTCGAACAGAATGGCGAGACGCTGCGGGTTGACGTGCTGGCGCCAGCCAATGCAACCCTCGTTTCGGAATCAGCGGAGCGGCCGGATCCGGAGCACAACAACCGCGGGGTCAAGCGGCTGCACGTGGAGGTCCCGCCGGCTTCCGGGACGTTGACGGTTGCGGTTTGCCTGCGGCCGGTGTGGCCGGATGAACCCGAGGTTCCGCTGCCGGCGCTTGAGCCCCTGGAAGCCTGGGGCGTGGCGGCGGAGGAAAGCGCGCCATGA
- a CDS encoding aldo/keto reductase, giving the protein MRKMNRRSFMKTSAGAVAASLMYAGASPAEVKALQATTLRPLGKTGLSTSLLGMGTGTVSWNKDSAQIRAGKDVFVDTLVHAYDEGIRYFDLADMYGSHPYMAQAMKKGGMKRDELLLLTKTVSKTAEETQADVDRFLQETETDYIDVVLLHCMTEGDWDVKMAPCMEVLSKAKEAGKIRALGVSCHNLDAMKTASKHEWVEIMLNRINPYGVKMDGTPEEVTAVLQTACDHGKGMLGMKILGEGEIVDKIEESLRFVMGLGCVHSFNIGFLNGGEVDDTIRRINAVT; this is encoded by the coding sequence ATGCGCAAGATGAACCGCCGCAGTTTCATGAAGACCTCCGCGGGCGCGGTAGCGGCCTCGCTTATGTACGCGGGCGCGAGTCCTGCCGAGGTGAAGGCTTTGCAAGCGACGACGCTCCGCCCGCTGGGGAAGACGGGCCTGTCCACGTCGCTGCTCGGCATGGGCACGGGGACGGTTTCGTGGAACAAGGACTCGGCGCAGATCCGCGCGGGCAAGGATGTGTTTGTGGACACGCTGGTCCATGCCTATGACGAAGGCATCCGCTACTTTGACCTGGCCGACATGTATGGTTCGCATCCCTACATGGCGCAGGCGATGAAGAAGGGCGGGATGAAGCGCGACGAACTGCTGCTGCTGACGAAGACGGTGAGCAAGACGGCGGAGGAGACGCAGGCGGACGTGGATCGCTTTTTGCAGGAGACGGAGACGGACTATATCGACGTGGTGCTGCTGCACTGCATGACGGAGGGAGACTGGGATGTGAAGATGGCGCCCTGTATGGAGGTGCTGTCCAAGGCGAAGGAGGCGGGCAAGATCCGCGCGCTTGGCGTATCGTGCCACAACCTGGACGCGATGAAGACTGCCTCGAAACACGAATGGGTGGAGATAATGCTCAACCGCATCAACCCCTACGGCGTGAAGATGGACGGCACGCCCGAGGAGGTCACGGCGGTGCTGCAAACCGCGTGCGACCATGGCAAGGGAATGCTGGGGATGAAGATCCTGGGCGAGGGCGAGATCGTGGACAAGATCGAGGAGTCCCTGCGTTTTGTGATGGGCCTCGGCTGTGTGCATTCCTTCAACATCGGCTTCCTGAACGGCGGCGAGGTCGACGACACGATCCGCCGGATCAACGCCGTGACGTGA
- a CDS encoding cation:proton antiporter, with the protein MDFHLDSSFAEIAAILGLATALGIAGQKLRQPLLIMFLAAGILAGPSALGLLRSHGEIELLAGMGIALLLFIVGMRLDLHLIRTTGAVALATGVGQIAVTSGVGFVIAIAMGMNGVSAAYVAVALTFSSTIIIVKLLSDKKEIDSLHGRIAVGFLIVQDFAAIIALVALTTLGGALPDDGSSTGAMLGIALKGALFLCGVVLLARFVLPRLLHALAHTQELLVLFAIAWAVLLGAVSDQLGFSKEVGAFLAGIAIASTEYRDAIGARLTSLRDFLLLFFFIDLGARLEWDAVGAQFGNALIFSLFVLAGNPLIVLAIMGGMGYRRRTSFLAGLTVAQISEFSLIVAALGVSLGHITPETMGLVTLVGVITIFASTYMILYSQNLYRLLASPLRVFERSNPAREERGEHVDNSAVYDAIILGLGSYGSALAEHLIERGRRIMAVDFDPQVLSAWRARGVDVRYGDAGDPEFHEHLPLGQTRWVVSTTRSPDLDLALLRLLSQRRYEGKIALAAVHARDAERYRAGGAHVVLQPMVDGAELAADALTQAMDVIPVGLEWPIGFREIRVKASCAHVGKALSEIPLPTASGASILAVSRAGRVHYEPGSDFRLYPGDRLVLMAPPEVIREAQAVLEEASEVDSDVGELRFEATEVLVPPGATQIGQSLAELRFRETYGVTVAGLARGSERIFPGPDERLRARDVLVVIGLSEAIAPFKRQPWL; encoded by the coding sequence ATGGATTTTCACCTCGACAGCTCTTTCGCGGAGATTGCGGCCATACTTGGCCTGGCGACGGCGTTGGGTATCGCGGGGCAGAAACTCCGGCAGCCGCTACTTATCATGTTTCTGGCCGCGGGCATTCTTGCGGGGCCTTCGGCGCTGGGGCTGCTTCGAAGCCACGGCGAGATCGAGCTTCTGGCCGGCATGGGGATCGCGCTGCTTCTTTTCATCGTCGGCATGCGGCTGGACCTCCACCTGATACGGACGACCGGCGCCGTCGCGCTTGCGACGGGCGTGGGCCAGATCGCCGTCACTTCCGGGGTTGGTTTCGTGATCGCGATCGCCATGGGGATGAACGGCGTCAGCGCGGCCTACGTCGCCGTGGCGCTGACTTTCTCCAGCACGATCATCATCGTCAAGCTTCTTTCCGACAAGAAGGAGATCGATTCCCTGCACGGGCGCATTGCGGTCGGCTTTCTGATCGTACAGGATTTTGCCGCGATTATCGCGCTTGTCGCCCTGACCACGCTCGGCGGCGCCCTGCCCGATGACGGCTCCAGCACAGGAGCGATGCTTGGGATCGCCTTGAAGGGCGCGCTTTTTCTGTGCGGCGTTGTCCTTCTTGCGCGCTTCGTATTGCCTCGGCTGCTCCATGCCCTGGCCCATACCCAGGAATTGCTTGTCCTATTCGCCATCGCGTGGGCCGTGCTTCTCGGCGCCGTGAGCGATCAGCTCGGTTTCAGCAAGGAAGTCGGCGCTTTTCTTGCCGGCATTGCGATCGCATCCACCGAGTACCGCGACGCCATCGGGGCGCGGCTCACCAGCCTTCGGGACTTTCTGCTTCTTTTTTTCTTTATCGACCTGGGCGCGCGCCTGGAATGGGACGCCGTCGGGGCGCAATTTGGCAACGCGCTTATCTTCTCCCTGTTCGTACTGGCTGGGAACCCGTTGATCGTGCTCGCGATCATGGGCGGGATGGGATACCGGCGGCGTACGAGTTTTCTGGCGGGATTAACGGTTGCGCAGATCAGCGAGTTTTCGCTCATCGTTGCGGCGCTGGGTGTGAGCCTGGGACATATCACTCCGGAAACGATGGGGCTGGTTACGCTCGTGGGCGTAATCACAATTTTTGCGTCAACCTATATGATCCTGTACTCCCAGAACCTGTACCGCCTGCTGGCGTCTCCGCTGCGCGTATTCGAACGCAGCAATCCGGCGCGGGAAGAAAGAGGCGAGCATGTGGACAATAGCGCGGTTTACGATGCGATCATTCTGGGGCTTGGCAGCTACGGAAGCGCGCTCGCGGAGCACTTGATCGAGCGCGGCCGTCGCATTATGGCCGTGGACTTCGACCCGCAGGTGCTGTCCGCGTGGCGCGCGCGGGGCGTCGATGTGCGCTACGGAGACGCGGGCGATCCGGAGTTCCACGAGCACCTTCCGCTGGGGCAAACACGCTGGGTCGTCAGCACGACGCGTTCGCCGGATCTGGATTTGGCGTTGCTCAGGCTGCTCAGCCAGCGCCGCTACGAGGGCAAGATCGCGCTGGCGGCGGTCCACGCCCGGGACGCGGAACGGTACCGCGCGGGGGGCGCTCACGTTGTGCTCCAGCCGATGGTTGACGGGGCGGAGCTGGCGGCGGACGCGCTCACGCAGGCGATGGATGTGATCCCGGTTGGACTGGAATGGCCCATTGGCTTCCGGGAGATTCGGGTAAAAGCGTCGTGCGCCCATGTGGGCAAGGCGCTTTCGGAAATCCCCCTGCCGACGGCGTCGGGCGCATCCATCCTCGCGGTAAGCCGGGCTGGCCGCGTCCATTACGAGCCGGGGTCCGATTTTCGGTTGTATCCGGGCGACCGGCTCGTATTGATGGCCCCTCCGGAGGTAATTCGGGAGGCGCAGGCGGTTCTGGAGGAGGCTTCCGAAGTGGACAGCGATGTGGGCGAGCTCCGGTTTGAGGCGACGGAGGTTCTGGTCCCGCCGGGGGCGACGCAGATCGGGCAGAGCCTGGCGGAGCTCCGTTTCCGGGAGACTTATGGCGTCACCGTGGCGGGCCTGGCGCGCGGATCCGAGCGAATATTCCCCGGCCCGGATGAGCGCCTGCGGGCCCGCGATGTTCTTGTTGTGATTGGTCTCTCCGAGGCCATAGCCCCGTTCAAGCGCCAGCCGTGGCTGTAG
- a CDS encoding response regulator has translation MNEMDGHQNSGAPGYLTELETRCAALERERARLIEHIRHTRRLDSLGVFAGAIAHDMNNYLSVIMGNTDIIALEASGEPLLNHCCGEIQKAASRASSLAAQMLAYSGGGKYVVDNLDLSRVVDELRGLMESTRPHGVRIEFALAKGLPEVSGDSEQLQHVLANLVAGASDALGGGPGTIRISTGLLDATEDYLATLHPEDFLTPGPCVYLEVRDTGPGLDQDVAEHFYELSRLPRLGDRGLALAASLGVVRAHHGAIRVLSLQGEGTAVRIHFPPIVDEIVTRPAETGLSESLLADRDGRARILLVDDEEMMRAIGETILEQNGYAVVLAKDGDEAVEAYITHGDDLALVLLDMSMPRRDGYEVARALRSIRADIPIVLCSGYAGVDARNRFAGVRFDGFLQKPYHMHELLDAVNGMIRRFGENDA, from the coding sequence GTGAACGAGATGGACGGGCATCAGAATTCCGGCGCGCCCGGGTACCTCACCGAGCTCGAAACGCGTTGCGCCGCGCTCGAGCGGGAGCGCGCGCGACTCATCGAGCATATCCGCCACACACGGCGCCTCGACAGCCTCGGCGTGTTTGCCGGCGCCATCGCCCACGATATGAACAACTACCTCTCGGTCATCATGGGCAACACCGACATCATCGCCCTCGAGGCCAGCGGCGAGCCGCTCCTGAACCATTGCTGCGGCGAAATCCAGAAGGCCGCTTCGCGCGCATCCTCCCTCGCGGCGCAGATGCTCGCCTACTCCGGCGGCGGAAAGTACGTCGTGGACAACCTCGACCTCTCCCGCGTCGTGGACGAACTGCGCGGCCTGATGGAGTCCACCCGGCCCCATGGCGTGCGCATCGAGTTTGCGCTGGCCAAGGGCCTGCCCGAGGTCTCCGGCGACTCCGAACAACTGCAACACGTCCTGGCCAACCTCGTCGCGGGGGCTTCCGACGCCCTGGGCGGCGGGCCCGGAACCATCCGGATATCCACCGGATTGCTCGACGCCACGGAAGACTACCTCGCGACCCTGCATCCGGAAGATTTCCTGACCCCCGGCCCCTGCGTCTACCTCGAGGTCCGCGATACCGGACCCGGCCTTGACCAGGACGTGGCCGAGCACTTCTACGAACTCTCGCGCCTGCCCCGGCTGGGCGACCGCGGGCTTGCCCTGGCGGCCTCGCTCGGCGTTGTGCGCGCGCACCACGGAGCCATTCGCGTCCTCAGCCTTCAGGGCGAAGGAACCGCCGTCCGCATACATTTCCCGCCCATTGTCGACGAAATCGTGACGCGCCCCGCCGAAACCGGACTCTCCGAAAGCCTGCTCGCCGATCGCGACGGGCGCGCCCGGATTCTGCTCGTCGATGATGAGGAAATGATGCGCGCCATCGGCGAAACCATACTCGAGCAAAACGGCTACGCCGTGGTCCTCGCGAAAGATGGCGACGAGGCCGTGGAAGCCTACATCACCCACGGCGACGACCTCGCGCTGGTCCTCCTCGATATGAGCATGCCCCGCCGCGACGGCTACGAAGTTGCGCGCGCATTGCGAAGCATCCGCGCCGATATTCCGATCGTCCTGTGCAGCGGATATGCCGGTGTCGACGCCCGAAACCGCTTCGCCGGCGTCCGCTTCGACGGCTTCCTCCAGAAACCCTACCACATGCACGAATTGCTCGACGCCGTCAACGGAATGATCCGCCGCTTTGGCGAAAACGACGCTTGA
- a CDS encoding PA0069 family radical SAM protein: MNFRLRDDESIPGRGTWWNPDNRFEDRSAAYEGEDAPEGPARVPTTYLEDASQTIIARNSSPDVGFDVSINPYRGCEHGCVYCYARPTHEYMGYSAGLDFESVIFYKPRAAELLERELSKRSWKPEVIAMSGVTDPYQPVEREMKLARGCLEVLAKFRNPVGIVTKNRLVCRDIDILAEMAADGCAGVMISLTTLDLALNRILEPRTSSPAQRLEAISRLSQAGIPVGVLVAPVIPAITDHEIPALLQAARDAGARHAGYVMLRLPHAVAPLFDAWLAEHFPDRKDKVLHRIQSMRGGALYSAEFGTRMRGTGIHADQVAHLFQVFCKRLGFQPGAWDLRTDHFRPAGGAQLELGF, from the coding sequence ATGAACTTTCGGCTGCGCGACGATGAATCCATCCCCGGGCGGGGAACCTGGTGGAATCCAGACAACCGCTTTGAGGACCGCTCCGCCGCCTACGAAGGGGAGGACGCGCCCGAGGGGCCCGCGCGTGTGCCAACCACCTATTTGGAGGACGCCTCCCAGACCATCATCGCGCGAAACAGCAGCCCCGATGTCGGCTTCGATGTCAGCATCAATCCCTACCGCGGCTGCGAGCATGGCTGCGTCTACTGCTACGCGCGGCCAACCCACGAATACATGGGCTACTCCGCGGGGCTCGATTTCGAATCCGTCATCTTCTACAAGCCCCGCGCCGCGGAACTGCTCGAACGCGAACTCTCGAAGCGCTCCTGGAAACCCGAGGTCATCGCCATGAGCGGCGTCACCGACCCCTACCAGCCCGTCGAACGCGAAATGAAACTCGCCCGGGGCTGCCTCGAAGTGCTCGCGAAATTCCGAAATCCCGTCGGCATCGTAACCAAGAATCGCCTCGTCTGTCGCGACATCGATATCCTCGCCGAGATGGCCGCGGACGGATGCGCCGGCGTCATGATTTCCCTCACCACGCTCGATCTTGCGCTCAACCGCATACTCGAACCGCGCACCTCGTCGCCCGCGCAGCGTCTGGAGGCCATCAGCCGCTTGAGCCAGGCGGGTATTCCCGTGGGCGTCCTCGTCGCGCCCGTCATCCCCGCCATTACCGACCACGAAATCCCCGCCCTGCTCCAGGCCGCGCGCGACGCCGGGGCGCGCCATGCCGGCTACGTCATGCTCCGCCTCCCGCACGCCGTCGCCCCCCTGTTCGACGCCTGGCTCGCCGAGCATTTTCCCGATCGCAAAGACAAGGTGCTCCACCGGATCCAGTCCATGCGCGGCGGCGCCCTCTACAGCGCCGAATTCGGAACCCGCATGCGCGGTACCGGCATCCACGCCGACCAGGTCGCCCACCTGTTTCAGGTCTTCTGCAAACGCCTCGGTTTCCAGCCCGGCGCCTGGGACCTCCGAACCGATCACTTCCGCCCCGCC
- a CDS encoding enoyl-CoA hydratase/isomerase family protein yields MNSLVLEDSPRPGVTVLTLNRPDKRNALNVPLMQALCGAVKRVSEQDGQRVLVFQGAGPAFCSGLDLREAQDSSMSGASVELVRTMLESVYRCPCATVAAVHGAALAGGAGLMAACDIAIASMDTTLGFPEVQRGMVSGLVMTFLRRQLHERHARELLLLAESISAERAAELGLINQAVPADMLGATVERCINGLLKAPPGAIRETKALFDALWHHPLGADLNMAHGVHAKMRETAEAQEGMRAFLDKRPPAWLD; encoded by the coding sequence ATGAACAGTCTCGTTCTAGAAGATAGCCCGCGCCCCGGCGTCACTGTTCTTACGCTCAACCGGCCAGACAAGCGAAATGCCCTCAATGTGCCGCTCATGCAGGCCCTCTGCGGCGCGGTAAAGCGCGTATCCGAACAGGATGGGCAGCGGGTGCTTGTCTTCCAGGGTGCGGGGCCCGCCTTTTGTTCCGGTCTCGACCTCCGCGAAGCGCAGGACTCCTCCATGAGCGGGGCCTCGGTGGAACTCGTGCGCACCATGCTCGAAAGCGTCTACCGCTGTCCGTGCGCGACGGTCGCCGCCGTCCACGGAGCCGCGCTCGCCGGGGGCGCCGGGCTGATGGCCGCCTGCGACATCGCCATCGCGTCCATGGACACCACCCTGGGCTTTCCCGAAGTCCAGCGGGGGATGGTCTCCGGCCTCGTGATGACCTTTCTGCGGCGCCAGCTCCACGAACGGCACGCGCGCGAGCTCCTGCTGCTGGCCGAGTCCATCAGTGCGGAACGCGCCGCTGAGCTCGGACTCATCAACCAGGCCGTGCCCGCCGACATGCTCGGCGCGACCGTGGAGCGCTGCATCAACGGCCTGCTCAAGGCGCCGCCCGGCGCCATCCGCGAAACCAAGGCCCTGTTCGATGCGCTCTGGCATCACCCGCTCGGCGCCGATCTCAACATGGCCCACGGCGTTCACGCGAAGATGCGCGAAACCGCCGAGGCCCAGGAAGGCATGCGCGCCTTCCTCGACAAACGCCCGCCCGCGTGGCTCGACTGA